From Ignisphaera aggregans DSM 17230, the proteins below share one genomic window:
- a CDS encoding conserved hypothetical protein (COGs: COG4353 conserved hypothetical protein~InterPro IPR008304~KEGG: ape:APE_1627 hypothetical protein~PFAM: conserved hypothetical protein~SPTR: Q9YBH1 Putative uncharacterized protein~PFAM: Protein of unknown function (DUF1122)): MDIVVELVKGIYIDDIKIYACEKRHGRFVEEIAINICIERNSFKHYICFIKIFMGRDLYRRWIEIFNIINNISIDGYTVNFYGTKIEQWLLDTASLWLGPGERIFIEYVNDIETRKQLERGYPVPVTRLGYELLRRGFTWFKDWYFPEGFMEGNPKIQGEKPLDRTVMERQLRDIRYEVEEFIRLVASRGAIDIYDEYAFLRAKKVLEYIENLGI, translated from the coding sequence ATGGATATAGTTGTAGAACTTGTTAAAGGGATTTATATAGATGATATAAAGATTTATGCATGTGAGAAAAGACATGGGAGATTTGTTGAGGAGATAGCTATAAACATATGTATAGAGAGGAATAGTTTTAAACACTATATATGTTTCATAAAGATATTTATGGGAAGGGATTTATATAGGAGATGGATAGAGATATTCAACATTATCAACAATATAAGTATAGATGGATATACAGTAAACTTCTATGGTACGAAAATAGAGCAGTGGTTGCTAGATACAGCATCTCTATGGCTTGGACCAGGGGAGAGAATATTTATAGAATATGTGAATGATATTGAGACTAGGAAACAGCTAGAGCGTGGATATCCAGTACCCGTTACTAGACTTGGATATGAGTTACTTAGAAGAGGATTTACATGGTTTAAGGATTGGTATTTTCCTGAGGGGTTTATGGAGGGAAACCCGAAGATACAAGGTGAAAAGCCTCTGGATAGAACTGTTATGGAGCGACAACTAAGGGATATTAGATACGAGGTTGAAGAATTTATCCGTTTGGTAGCAAGTAGAGGAGCTATAGATATATATGATGAATATGCATTTCTAAGAGCTAAAAAAGTGTTGGAATATATAGAGAATTTAGGTATATAG
- a CDS encoding pyruvate ferredoxin/flavodoxin oxidoreductase, beta subunit (COGs: COG1013 Pyruvate:ferredoxin oxidoreductase and related 2-oxoacid:ferredoxin oxidoreductase beta subunit~InterPro IPR011766:IPR011896~KEGG: hbu:Hbut_0983 2-oxoglutarate ferredoxin oxidoreductase subunit beta~PFAM: thiamine pyrophosphate protein domain protein TPP-binding~SPTR: A2BLG9 2-oxoglutarate synthase subunit korB~TIGRFAM: pyruvate ferredoxin/flavodoxin oxidoreductase, beta subunit~PFAM: Pyruvate ferredoxin oxidoreductase beta subunit C terminal; Thiamine pyrophosphate enzyme, C-terminal TPP binding domain~TIGRFAM: 2-oxoacid:acceptor oxidoreductase, beta subunit, pyruvate/2-ketoisovalerate family) produces MELRKHVYRTDVWQDWCPGCGNYGIVTSVYKAFEELGLDPSKTVIVSGIGCSGKIAHFVNVNGVHALHGRAIPFAMGIKIANPELTVVVHGGDGDLLGIGMAHFVALGRRNLDITVVLHNNRVYGLTKGQASPTLPRYAKSRGMVKPNLHDPINTIALALASGYTFVARSYAFLGEHLKEILKRAIMHKGAAFIDVLQPCATYDEIFTPDYYRKHIYRLEEIGWDPEVRSEDEAKTKLVKAIEIANKADDRIPIGIFYINPFVETFEERINRYAKSYLVNPPAKRVIERDGKPLIDREMFRKLFAEYIVSTDTSR; encoded by the coding sequence ATGGAGCTTAGAAAACATGTCTATAGAACTGATGTATGGCAGGACTGGTGCCCTGGTTGTGGTAATTATGGAATTGTAACATCTGTATACAAAGCCTTTGAAGAACTTGGTTTAGATCCATCGAAAACAGTTATTGTATCCGGTATCGGGTGCTCTGGTAAGATAGCACACTTTGTAAATGTTAATGGTGTTCACGCTTTGCATGGCAGAGCTATTCCATTTGCAATGGGTATAAAGATAGCTAATCCAGAACTTACTGTAGTAGTCCATGGAGGAGATGGCGATCTTCTTGGTATTGGCATGGCCCATTTTGTAGCCCTAGGTAGAAGAAATCTCGATATAACTGTTGTTCTCCATAATAATAGGGTCTATGGACTTACAAAAGGACAGGCCTCGCCAACACTACCAAGATATGCGAAGAGTAGGGGTATGGTTAAACCCAATCTCCACGACCCTATAAACACAATAGCCCTGGCTCTCGCCTCTGGATATACATTTGTAGCAAGATCATATGCATTTCTTGGGGAACACCTTAAAGAGATTTTGAAGAGAGCTATAATGCATAAGGGAGCAGCATTTATAGATGTTCTTCAGCCTTGTGCTACATATGACGAGATTTTTACTCCTGACTACTATAGAAAACATATCTATAGACTTGAAGAGATTGGCTGGGATCCTGAGGTTAGAAGTGAGGATGAGGCAAAGACAAAACTTGTAAAGGCTATTGAGATTGCTAACAAAGCTGATGATAGAATTCCTATAGGGATATTCTATATAAATCCATTTGTAGAGACATTTGAGGAGAGAATAAATAGATATGCAAAGAGCTATCTGGTCAATCCACCTGCTAAAAGAGTTATAGAGCGTGATGGAAAACCGTTAATAGATAGAGAGATGTTTAGAAAGCTCTTTGCTGAGTATATAGTTAGCACTGATACATCTAGATAA
- a CDS encoding 2-oxoglutarate synthase (COGs: COG0674 Pyruvate:ferredoxin oxidoreductase and related 2-oxoacid:ferredoxin oxidoreductase alpha subunit~InterPro IPR002880~KEGG: ape:APE_2126.1 2-oxoacid:ferredoxin oxidoreductase alpha subunit~PFAM: pyruvate flavodoxin/ferredoxin oxidoreductase domain protein~PRIAM: 2-oxoglutarate synthase~SPTR: Q9YA13 2-oxoacid:ferredoxin oxidoreductase alpha subunit~PFAM: domain; Pyruvate ferredoxin/flavodoxin oxidoreductase; Transketolase, C-terminal domain) yields the protein MSILYRDVYIVIGGPQGAGLETSMNIIGYSFARMGYGVIADREYFSNIKGRHSYIHIGISSYRIPRSLDYPVKILASMDAETVFTHYSDVDVGGFIVYDTSVEDKTFDQIPSIEKELRERISREFKDLGIDGSLKDLIKKLSENRGVVSIGFRYMDILNEVSKMYRIVPQQLSRYLSSIVIGSVCGLLNIDIGVIVEAFNRRFKGRKDIVDANVAIVNSVMSRVRSVTEGIRLERPSIGVGETMIVSGNDAIAMGKIVAGVGYQAYYPITPAADESLFIEQFENLEVDGKALGSIAVIQTEDEISAINSAIGAALAGVRASTSTSGPGFSLMVEGLSWAGMNEVPVVITYYQRGGPSTGMPTRGSQSDLLFSLFAGHGEFPRVVIASGDHEEAFYDAINAFNIAEKYQVPVIHLVDKFLANSLKTVPLPDLDNIRIERGSIVTESSVDYRRFDKSSPISPRAFIGSKVIMWYAGDEHDEYGHIDEDPINRIEMYTKRMRKMEIIDSDIPEEERFIYYGDDNPDIALIGWGFVKGVALDAIETLSSRGIKASYIHIRFMSPFPKKRLRELLMSIGIEKIIAVEHSYNVQIADLIAMNIGIIIKKRIAKFSGRPMYRFELVKAIEDIMSGKTQRVVLSYGA from the coding sequence GTGTCTATATTGTATAGAGATGTATATATAGTTATAGGTGGTCCTCAGGGAGCAGGTCTAGAAACATCTATGAATATAATTGGATATTCCTTTGCTAGAATGGGTTATGGTGTTATAGCTGATAGAGAGTATTTCTCTAATATAAAGGGTAGGCATAGCTATATACATATAGGTATATCTTCATATAGAATACCTAGATCTCTAGACTATCCAGTAAAGATATTGGCTTCTATGGATGCAGAAACAGTATTTACACATTATAGTGACGTTGATGTAGGTGGATTTATAGTATATGATACATCTGTTGAGGATAAGACATTTGATCAGATTCCGAGTATTGAGAAAGAGCTTAGGGAGAGAATATCTAGAGAGTTTAAGGATCTTGGTATAGATGGTTCGTTGAAGGATTTGATTAAGAAGCTAAGTGAAAATAGAGGAGTTGTCTCAATAGGTTTTAGATACATGGATATACTTAACGAGGTTTCGAAGATGTATAGAATTGTTCCACAACAGTTATCTAGATATCTTAGTTCTATTGTTATTGGATCTGTATGTGGTTTGCTTAACATTGATATCGGGGTTATTGTAGAGGCTTTTAATAGGAGGTTTAAGGGTAGGAAGGATATTGTTGATGCTAATGTTGCTATAGTTAATAGTGTTATGTCTAGAGTTAGATCTGTTACTGAGGGTATTAGGCTTGAGAGACCCTCTATAGGGGTTGGAGAGACTATGATTGTATCTGGTAATGATGCTATAGCTATGGGCAAGATTGTGGCTGGTGTTGGTTATCAGGCTTATTACCCCATAACGCCTGCTGCTGATGAGAGTCTATTTATAGAGCAGTTTGAGAATCTTGAAGTTGATGGTAAAGCTCTTGGTAGTATTGCTGTTATACAGACAGAGGATGAGATATCAGCTATAAACTCTGCTATAGGCGCTGCATTAGCTGGTGTTAGAGCTAGTACATCTACATCTGGACCAGGATTTAGTCTAATGGTTGAAGGTCTTTCGTGGGCAGGTATGAATGAGGTACCTGTTGTTATAACGTATTATCAGAGGGGTGGACCTAGTACAGGTATGCCTACTAGGGGTAGTCAAAGCGATCTCCTATTCTCGCTTTTTGCAGGACATGGAGAATTTCCAAGGGTTGTCATAGCTTCTGGAGATCATGAAGAAGCTTTCTATGATGCTATAAATGCTTTTAATATTGCTGAAAAATATCAGGTGCCTGTTATACATTTAGTTGATAAGTTCTTGGCAAATTCTCTAAAGACTGTGCCTCTTCCAGATTTAGATAATATAAGAATTGAGAGAGGTTCTATAGTGACAGAGAGTTCTGTAGATTATAGGAGATTTGATAAATCTTCACCAATCTCTCCAAGAGCTTTCATAGGTAGTAAGGTAATTATGTGGTATGCTGGTGATGAACATGATGAATATGGTCATATAGATGAGGATCCTATTAATAGAATAGAGATGTATACAAAGAGGATGAGGAAGATGGAGATTATTGATAGTGATATTCCTGAAGAAGAAAGATTTATATACTATGGTGATGATAATCCAGATATAGCATTGATTGGGTGGGGCTTTGTAAAAGGTGTTGCTCTAGATGCTATTGAGACTTTGTCTAGTAGAGGCATTAAAGCTTCCTATATACATATAAGGTTTATGTCTCCATTCCCCAAGAAGAGACTTAGAGAATTGTTGATGAGTATAGGTATTGAGAAGATTATAGCTGTTGAGCATAGCTATAATGTTCAGATAGCTGATTTAATTGCTATGAATATAGGTATTATTATTAAAAAGAGGATTGCGAAGTTTAGTGGCAGACCTATGTATAGATTTGAACTTGTTAAAGCTATAGAAGATATTATGAGTGGAAAGACTCAGAGGGTGGTTCTAAGCTATGGAGCTTAG
- a CDS encoding hypothetical protein (InterPro IPR007087~KEGG: pai:PAE2735 hypothetical protein): protein MDRRCRNCIFFRSYDFMDNFGYCIKNNVIVDPSNVSVCDNFREVSIDDLKEQIRVHGFVYCATCRKFITSIDELEEHINKHLVTYGFIRDEVAPEEIPSAD, encoded by the coding sequence ATGGATAGGAGATGTAGAAACTGTATATTTTTCCGATCATATGATTTTATGGATAACTTTGGCTATTGTATAAAAAACAATGTTATTGTTGATCCATCTAACGTTAGTGTATGTGACAATTTTAGGGAGGTATCTATAGATGATTTAAAGGAGCAGATAAGAGTACATGGATTTGTATATTGTGCCACTTGTAGAAAATTTATAACAAGTATTGACGAATTGGAAGAGCATATAAATAAACATCTTGTTACCTATGGATTTATTAGAGATGAGGTTGCTCCTGAGGAAATTCCATCTGCTGATTAA
- a CDS encoding ferredoxin (KEGG: dka:DKAM_0514 ferredoxin~SPTR: B8D409 Ferredoxin), with product MPKRYRVIVDRNTCIACGAAPAACPDIYYLAEDNGKNSVVPKYEVEHTDSISIGIIPEELYSCAKMGADVCPVNAIKIEPIEE from the coding sequence ATGCCAAAGAGATATAGGGTTATAGTTGATAGAAATACATGTATTGCTTGTGGAGCTGCACCAGCTGCATGTCCCGATATATACTATCTAGCTGAAGATAATGGTAAGAATAGTGTTGTTCCCAAATATGAGGTTGAACATACAGATTCTATAAGTATAGGTATAATACCTGAAGAGCTATATAGCTGTGCAAAGATGGGGGCAGACGTATGTCCTGTTAACGCCATAAAGATAGAGCCTATAGAGGAATAG
- a CDS encoding Rubrerythrin (COGs: COG1592 Rubrerythrin~InterPro IPR004039:IPR003251:IPR009040~KEGG: tpe:Tpen_1606 rubrerythrin~PFAM: Rubrerythrin; Rubredoxin-type Fe(Cys)4 protein~SPTR: A1S0M1 Rubrerythrin~PFAM: Rubrerythrin) encodes MPVPRPMTRDALLSAFAGESMAHMRYLIFAEIAEKEGFPNVARLFRAIAYAEFVHARNHYNNLRDLKTDIHVFSGTPVGPGNTSKNLELAIMGEVYEITEMYPAYIEIAKFQNEKGAEQSFTWAYKAEQIHAELYKEAKSYVDQGKDWPLKGKVWICPVCGHTYVGDEPPEKCPVCGVSKDKYIGF; translated from the coding sequence ATGCCTGTTCCAAGACCTATGACAAGAGACGCTCTATTATCAGCATTTGCAGGAGAGTCTATGGCTCATATGAGATATCTAATATTTGCAGAAATTGCTGAAAAAGAAGGGTTTCCAAATGTAGCAAGACTCTTTAGAGCTATAGCCTATGCAGAATTTGTACATGCTAGAAATCACTATAACAATTTAAGAGATCTAAAGACAGATATACATGTATTCTCAGGAACACCTGTAGGACCTGGTAATACCTCTAAGAATCTAGAGCTTGCTATCATGGGCGAGGTATATGAGATTACAGAGATGTATCCAGCATATATAGAAATTGCAAAATTCCAAAATGAAAAAGGAGCAGAACAGAGCTTTACATGGGCATATAAAGCAGAACAAATACATGCAGAGCTATACAAAGAGGCTAAGAGCTATGTTGATCAAGGAAAAGACTGGCCATTAAAAGGCAAGGTATGGATATGTCCTGTATGTGGACATACATATGTAGGAGATGAACCTCCAGAGAAATGCCCTGTATGTGGAGTCTCTAAAGATAAATACATAGGTTTCTAA
- a CDS encoding putative signal transduction protein with CBS domains (COGs: COG2905 signal-transduction protein containing cAMP-binding and CBS domains~InterPro IPR000644~KEGG: sso:SSO3174 hypothetical protein~PFAM: CBS domain containing protein~SMART: CBS domain containing protein~SPTR: Q97U50 Putative uncharacterized protein~PFAM: CBS domain): MRAEDIMKKPIAVKEDVTIGEASKIMDGNNIGSLPIVDDNGKLIGIVTERDIVRAISRGVKLDIPVKHIMSTKLIVADRDENIVSIAIKMIENNIRHIPIVDNDHKLIGIISIRDVLRYVLASNMFP; encoded by the coding sequence ATGAGGGCTGAAGATATAATGAAAAAGCCTATAGCTGTTAAGGAAGATGTTACTATAGGTGAAGCATCAAAGATTATGGATGGCAATAACATAGGCTCTCTACCTATAGTTGATGATAATGGTAAGCTTATTGGCATAGTTACAGAGAGAGATATAGTTAGAGCTATCTCTAGAGGTGTAAAACTTGATATACCTGTAAAACACATTATGTCTACAAAGCTTATAGTTGCAGATAGAGATGAGAACATAGTTTCTATAGCAATTAAAATGATTGAGAATAACATAAGACATATACCAATTGTTGACAATGACCATAAACTTATTGGAATTATAAGCATTAGAGATGTTCTAAGATATGTATTAGCATCAAATATGTTTCCATAG